One Cryptomeria japonica chromosome 9, Sugi_1.0, whole genome shotgun sequence genomic window carries:
- the LOC131026778 gene encoding uncharacterized protein LOC131026778, which produces MELGKVSRSIAMSSTPSISHKLREKLIFTLHRLHQTKKTYSQLKSEVVKGLGEAKDVFTNISIPLLRLVDLKVEEMEKDGRKTVVFTNNFEMLGEFGVESETFQSVLSSTQKLLQRSEGESFKDKAAYHTDQILYTIKCQVKQLMLLLKTIESLVRSQERDLIQRFEDHQGFVKRMQDKFVSETMRLHQQVQNMKENAFSNADQDSLNPSILEQGYKALLSIVLKLQKAVFDGFRKGLGELKEEMEGMIDDLASHMCQPLLSYMKRLSSEGIMSLVRQLQSLVEQMETNFVQHLPALMAANNRLLLQVRNSEILLKERENKLQKMGMSLKNALLKRGEETEEFRKRMKTQFKRIQDLEKDVKEMKAERLEDKQALCAKDRQIMLQRDEALQKAENFDRQLSMLREENLLLKKSSQNKNTISSEIFTTDKRATNSINEMWPNRGAQKFSKPKTATDILWPNDNRISSILQAKKDGYTLHHRVSREKEEKFGDDFLWDILEKRQKAGIGCLNSLNSNSRRAENGTSAKTSLPTQLADYSFQHSSLNLDEGGAFMRGNSPKVPFHREQGPITRNFARRMLETPPSQKPSPSRNLPYNLRSNHGVLGKRDSPNSLPLFSPWRK; this is translated from the exons ATGGAGCTCGGAAAAGTTTCCAGATCAATCGCCATGTCCAGTACACCATCTATATCTCATAAGCTCAGAGAGAAACTGATATTTACCTTACACCGCcttcatcaaacaaagaaaacTTATTCACAGCTAAAATCTGAAGTTGTTAAAGGCCTGGGAGAG GCAAAAGATGTTTTCACAAATATTTCGATTCCTCTGCTACGCCTGGTTGATCTTAAGGTGGAGGAAATGGAAAAGGATGGCCGGAAAACAGTCGTGTTCACAAACAATTTTGAAATG CTCGGAGAATTTGGTGTTGAGAGTGAAACATTTCAATCCGTTCTGAGCAGCACACAAAAGTTGCTTCAGCGCTCCGAG GGGGAAAGTTTCAAGGACAAAGCTGCTTACCACACGGACCAGATCTTGTATACAATAAAATGTCAAGTAAAACAGCTAATGCTGTTGCTTAAGACGATTGAATCCTTAGTGAGGTCACAAGAACGAGATCTGATACAGAGATTTGAGGATCATCAGGGTTTTGTAAAGCGAATGCAGGATAAATTTGTGTCAGAGACCATGCGCCTTCATCAACAAGTACAGAACATGAAGGAGAATGCATTTTCTAATGCAGATCAAGACAGTTTAAACCCTTCAATTTTAGAACAAGGTTACAAG GCTCTTCTGTCCATCGTCTTGAAACTACAGAAAGCTGTATTTGACGGCTTTAGGAAAGGGCTAGGTGagctcaaagaagaaatggaaggaATGATTGATGATCTTGCAAGTCACATGTGCCAGCCTTTGCTTTCCTACATGAAACGCCTGAGCTCCGAAGGCATAATGTCTCTCGTCCGTCAATTACAGTCTCTTGTAGAACAGATGGAAACAAACTTTGTTCAACATTTGCCAGCCTTAATGGCAGCAAATAACCGACTTTTGCTGCAGGTAAGGAATTCTGAAATACTGTTGAAGGAACGGGAAAATAAACTGCAGAAAATGGGAATGTCTCTCAAGAATGCATTGTTAAAGAGAGGTGAAGAAACGGAAGAATTTCGCAAGCGCATGAAAACTCAGTTTAAACGAATTCAAGATCTAGAAAAGGATGTTAAAGAAATGAAGGCTGAAAGACTTGAAGATAAGCAGGCTTTGTGTGCAAAAGACAGACAAATAATGTTGCAAAGAGACGAAGCATTGCAAAAGGCAGAGAATTTCGATCGTCAATTGTCAATGCTCAGGGAAGAAAATCTCCTGCTAAAAAAGTCATCTCAAAATAAAAATACGATTTCTTCAGAGATTTTCACCACTGATAAG AGAGCAACGAATTCCATAAATGAAATGTGGCCAAACAGGGGCGCACAAAAATTTTCAAAGCCGAAAACTGCCACAGACATTCTGTGGCCAAATGACAACAGAATCAGTTCAATTCTGCAGGCAAAAAAGGATGGATACACATTACATCACAGG GTGAGCCGCgaaaaggaagaaaaatttggagatgattttttgtgggatattttggagaAGAGACAGAAAGCAGGAATCGGGTGTTTGAATTCCCTTAACAGTAACTCAAGAAGAGCAGAAAATGGTACAAGTGCCAAGACCAGTCTTCCCACCCAACTCGCTGACTATTCATTTCAACATTCATCACTAAATTTGGATGAAGGTGGAGCTTTTATGAGAGGGAACAGTCCTAAAGTTCCCTTTCACAGGGAACAAGGGCCTATTACTAGGAATTTTGCACGTCGCATGCTCGAAACTCCTCCCTCCCAAAAACCTTCGCCATCAAGAAATTTGCCCTATAACCTGAGAAGCAATCATGGTGTACTGGGCAAGCGCGACTCTCCTAATAGCCTGCCTCTATTTTCGCCATGGCGCAAGTAA